The Nitrospirota bacterium sequence CTTGAAGTTTATGAGAACTTTCCTGAGGGAATCTCTCATAAATTGCCTTTGCCTCTCGATACCTGCCTAATCCAAAAAGGGCGTCTGCCATTGCAAGATTAAAAACAGGGTTATTGGGGGAGCTCGAAAGGAAGATGCCTTCTACTTCTATGATGTGAGAATAGATGTATTTTTTGTCTATCCCGAATGACTTGATAACCTTTTCGTTCTTCGGGATATTCCTTACGAAGACGGTGCTGTTATTTTTTATAAATACAAGTTTCCATCTATCGTTATTTACAAGCTCGACTGCAATTGGGATTATATGTCCCGACTCCCTAAAGATAACAGGCACTACGATGAAGTTTATGCCATAGGCATCGAGTTTTTCCTGCCAGCCAGGGAAGGTCTTAAGGATTGCATCGGCAGTCCTATTGACAACATCATCCAGAGCCCTTCCATCTATGAAGACCTTGTATTTGGGGTAAAGCGTCCATATGAGGAACCCTCCCCATGTGTAGAAATTATACATAGGGCCCTCTATCTGAGTCGCATGAAGAAACTCCACAAGTCTTCCTGGATACCACGGAGATACCCATGAACTCGTAATGCCGGGCTTAAAGACAGATGGAGATGCCTTGTAGGAGTATGTGCTGAAGCCAATAGAAAGCGTAAGGATAAGTATAACTACTGCCCTGAAGGCAACCTTGAATTTAATCTGAGGCAGGTTTATCTCGGTCAGGCTCTTGCCCATATAAAAAGGCAGTATTGCGAGGGAAAACATCAGACCCCTCGCATAATAGTTCGCAAAAAATGTAACTACACCTACTGTAAGAAGTTCAGCTATATCTACACTTCTTTTCTGCCAGTACTTGAATATCAAAAGGACAATAAGCAGTCCCGAGAAAGCCCAATAAAACAGGAGCCATTTGTAGCCTAACTCGTGGTAGAAATAAATTAATGGTTTAAACTCAAGCACAACATCTGTAACCCAGCCTCCAGCAGCACCTTCTCCGCCTCCAATCTTCTGGCTTACTTCCTTAAAGAACATGGATACCATTCCAAAGAAATAATTTAGGAAAATCTTATACTTATTCGGGTTTAGAAAGGATGCTATAACTGAAATCCCTCCGACTATAAAGAGTGCCTTTATGTATGGTGCCTCCTGTCCTTTGCCCCTCAGCTTTCTGTAAAGGACAACGAGGGCTTCGGAGAACATATAAATCATAA is a genomic window containing:
- a CDS encoding tetratricopeptide repeat protein, giving the protein MEDKQAKKARWVIITLKILLPVLFFGYMFAISMNYSLNDPDLWWHLKTGQYILNNWEVPDEDPFAYTTPRPLGEGQKIGLRGHWLSQIIFFVTYTIGSYKGIVILRNVLTILPMLFLYLWLIEKGVKPWTAIVVSSFSSLMFSIQLFYSFERSQGIAFGLSIVVAIILDRLRQHAKHGHEGNLARFDLSYWMLPLIMALWSNIHASFIIGNGMIMIYMFSEALVVLYRKLRGKGQEAPYIKALFIVGGISVIASFLNPNKYKIFLNYFFGMVSMFFKEVSQKIGGGEGAAGGWVTDVVLEFKPLIYFYHELGYKWLLFYWAFSGLLIVLLIFKYWQKRSVDIAELLTVGVVTFFANYYARGLMFSLAILPFYMGKSLTEINLPQIKFKVAFRAVVILILTLSIGFSTYSYKASPSVFKPGITSSWVSPWYPGRLVEFLHATQIEGPMYNFYTWGGFLIWTLYPKYKVFIDGRALDDVVNRTADAILKTFPGWQEKLDAYGINFIVVPVIFRESGHIIPIAVELVNNDRWKLVFIKNNSTVFVRNIPKNEKVIKSFGIDKKYIYSHIIEVEGIFLSSSPNNPVFNLAMADALFGLGRYREAKAIYERFPQESSHKLQELKALGY